The Pyrus communis chromosome 12, drPyrComm1.1, whole genome shotgun sequence genomic sequence TGGACCAGATTCTCAACGTTCGTATTCACATGCATGTTTAATAgggatatttttttatttaattcgaTTAGGAGAGTGATCACAAGGATGGTGTGTGTTGGACGAGAGTTGGTCAACCTTGCCCCCTCAAATGTGCATTTGAGTTGTTTGACACCAAATTCTTGAATAACACAAAGGTAATCACTTCTGGTGCATTTTATGGATTAGTAGAATTTTAGATTAGTTATATTAATCATTACGTTTAAACCATTTTTTCTATACAATTTTAGATGCTGGAGATTGTGAGGGGTCAAAAGGAGTTTAACCTCCCCATAATCACAGCTAATAGAAAATTAGTTGCTTCCGAGGATGGAGGTTTGCGTAACCCGTCTTATTTGGTATTCAATTCTGGATGGGGCAGGGAACAGTCTCAGCATGCCACTAAAAAGTTCAATTATCCTTCTCTTTCCGGCATCAAAAAACCGAGAAGTGAAGAAGATATCGCCTTTATGAGTGTAAGTCTTTTGCCATTGGGCTGTCACAATGGCGGTATCCCAACCTAACCACACACTGCCGTGCATTTTAACTTTCGTCACATATGGCAGTGAATGATTGACTTGGGATAGCGCCATTTTTGCATAGACACTGAAACGCATCTGTAACTTTGTGAGTGTTTTCAGGTTCTTGAATTAGGAGAGCTCATTAGAACAAAGCAAATTACGTCGAAGGAGCTTACGAGAATTTTTCTGAAAAGACTGAAAAGGTAACAGATCAGCTCTAAAAACACTTGCTTTGTTATAGTATTCAGGACCTGTCATTTTAACAATTCATCGTCGGAAAATTAGGTACAATCATGTTCTTGAGGCTGTGGTGACATATACAGAAGAGTTAGCATACAAGCAAGCAAAAGAGGCTGATCAATTGCTTGCCAAAGGAGTGTATTTGGGTATATACTTTTCTTGTTAGACCTCAAATGCTTGTACTCCGGATAGTTTGGTAAGGAACGCTACTCGGTTCCTTATAGTTACTGAAGTAACTTACAAAAACAGCTAAACGAAAAGTTTCTGTACATGTATCAAACTGTGATATTGTCCGTGAGGAGCCGAGTATTTTTCTTTCGTTAAAGTTAATTTAGATAAGGCGTGTTCCCACCTTCGGGGCATCGCCTATTTTGTCCACACAAATGTCCTTGTACAAGAGTAGAGAGTTTACAATTGCTTTCTTTGCAGGTCCTCTGCATGGGATTCCTTATGGATTGAAGGATATAATTGCAGTACCGCAATACAAAACAACGTGGGGTTCCAGTAGTTTCAAAAATCAAGTTCTTGACATTGAAGCTTGGGTTTACAAGAGGTTGTGAAGAAGTATGAGCATTGTAGATTGCAGTAACTTAAATTGCATTTTGCTTATTGGTTGGTCTCTGCTGAATATAGGCTGAAGGCTGCAGGGGCAGTTCTCGTCGCGAAGCTTGTTTCCGGATCACTTGCATATGATGACATCTGGTTTGGTGGTCGAACAAGGAACCCTTGGAATATTGAGGAGTTCTCCACAGGTTCATCAGCCGGCCCTGCTGCCTGCACTTCAGCAGGTACAGCTCAAACTTTCTGCCCTCGGAATTTTCATTCATTCCTTATTCACTTCTACTTTATTAAGGGTCTTTGCTTAGCTGAGTTAACTCATTGTTGAAAGAGTGGTGATTTTCGCACCATATTTTTAATCATCTGCACTTCAAAATTGTATATATACTAAATTCACGAGCCTTTCAAAATATGAGAGAATAACAAGAGATCCTTCACAGGTATGGTTCCATTCGCAATCGGATCAGAAACAGCTGGATCTGTGACCTACCCTGCTGCACGCTGTGGTGTGACAGCATTGCGCCCAACGTTTGGCACTACTGGGCGAACTGGTGTAATGAGCATATCGGAAAGCTTGGTACTTTAATCTTCTTTCTTCATGTCCTTCTGTGATGCAGTAAAGATAAATTGTGGAAATTATAGCTCTTATGTATTTAACAGGACAAGCTTGGACCTTTCTGTCGAAGCGCCGCAGACTGTGCCATTGTTCTGGATGCCATTAGAGGAAAGGACCCAGATGATCTTTCGTCGAGAGACATTCCTCTTGGCGATCCGTTTTCGGTTGACATTAAAAAACTTACAGTTGGATATTTAGAAGATGCTGAGATGGAGGTCAGTAAACTTAGTTGGATTTTAACAATAGACCGGCCCCTAACCCTCAATTATTAACATTAGGCTGGCGATTTTAACACTCCTCGTTTAACTTCCTGCATTTCACCTGTGGGTgcaaaaaattgtaaaacatTCAGTTAGAAGTGCGGGTGGAGAAATAAGGACTGCCAAAATCGCTAGCCTTAACATAATGTATCCGTTATCAGCTCCTGttttttcaactattttatGTGGAGCTTAAAATGGAGAGCGTTTTACAGGTTGTTCATATTCTTGCATCAGAAGGTGTAAAAATGATCCCTTTCAAGCTTAACTACACAGTTGATTCTGTTCAAGGCATCCTAAATTTTACCATGGACGTCGACATGTTGGCTCACTTTGATGAATGGCAGCGCTCCCGCCATGATGATGTTTACGAAGCTCAAGAACAGTGGCCTACTGAACTCCGCCGTGCACGTGTAATTCCTGCAGTTGATTATGTACAAGCTCAAAGAGCAAGGGGGAAGTTAATCCGCGAAGTAAAAGAAAGTTTTACCGTGGATGCGTTCATTGGCAATGCAACTGACTGGGAGAGAGTTTGTTTGGGAAATCTTGTTGGTATACCTGTAATTGTTGTTCCAACAGGGTTTAAAAGCATATCAAATCCACCTCATAGCAACCATAGTCGAAGAAGAACCACGATCACCACCGGCATTTATGCTCCTCCTGAGCGTGACCATATTGTAAGCTCGAATCAACTAAAATCTAAAAACGAAATGATCAAATGTGTCCTTAACTATTTGATAACATTTTTTTTGGTCATATGCAGGCTCTAGCACTAGCTATGGCTTTCCAATCCGTCACCAATCACCACAAGCAACGGCCTCCGATCGATAATCTTGGACCAAGTGATCCAATCCAAAGTCTTCCCAAATGATTGCATCCCAAGGACAACTTTTCTGCAATGGATGCCATTGTAGCGAAATACCAAGAAAACCACGCATTGCCATGCCCCTGATCACCATAAGTGTGTGTGATTGCGTTAGAATAGCGTCGCAATGACTCCTGTTGTAAGTAGGTTTCTCTCCGTCCTTAGAGGAACTGTAACTGCAGCCTCAGTCCTATTCTGGTTATGTAATTTTGAGTCGACATTCGATATATACGTGGACAATGAAATCGAGATTGAGATGTACACAAAATGAAAGGAACCCATACATTTCATGATATGCATAAGCAAGTAAGATGTTACATAAGCTTGATATATTAAAGCTGGATCTGTGGTCTTCAGTTCAGGGTGTAGAGTAGGGCTACACGTACGTACCGTTGCTCATTTCCTGACAGTTTAAGCTCGTCTACCCTCCACTTGTCGTTGCTCATTCCCTGACAGTTTAAGCTTTGTCGCCGAGCGTGACAGCCTGCACGAGAAGATCTCGTTGTTCTTCGAGCAGGGAGCTCTTCTTGTTTTCGAGGGAGTGTATTTGATTCTGGTGAAAAAGCATACGATCTCGTATGAGAAATGGATCGATGGCAGGCATATGTTCCCAGAACGCACCTAGATTTTGCTCGTGTTGAAGCTTCTCATCTTCCACCTGCCCTATTTCTTGCTCAATTCTTCCAAGCCTGCCGGTAACCTCCATGGCTACTCAAAGCAGCACTTTCTTGCGTTGTTTTGCCGACTCAAATCCGTCCACAAACTTTCCTGCCTTTTTGACTTGGTACCATATATCTGTACGCTGACGTATTTCAGCCGTTTATAAGCTTTAATTACACTACATCAgcaactattttgttttttgggaaggAGCTTATTAAACAATAATTTGAAGGCGTGGAGGATGCGCATGCACCCTTAATAGTGACGTGACCTGTCtagaaggagaaatttttagttgtgacgggaatacaagtagtacatcacgtgttttaatatGAATAGTGGGaaattctattttttaagttattaactttttatcacacatatcccaccatttgtttagtgacacgtgatgtactactcTATGTaccggtcacattgaaaaatatctCATCTAGAAGAGAGTTTGGAGCGTCTTACAATTAATGTGGAGAAAAAAATAATCGAGAAAAGTATTGAGGCAACAAATGGATTCTTGGGTAAAAAAGACACAATTATCTTCGAGGGACATCAGAACTCCTACGCGTAAGCAACGGATAATCAcaactcaatcaaggtcaaaagtaatcaaaatagttatttattcaaaacatatttCATCAATCTTTATCAAATCATCCCCACAAGGTAAccttcaattattcattcaaaataggattaattacctaaattaattgattaattaattttttaattaattttctaattgattacaagatattattttgacataatatcttgcaattacatgcaaaaaccaccataagtggccggaccccttttctccaaataggggcCAGCCACACCCTTATAAATACCACTTCATTTCTTCAAAAACCTAACTCCaactctcttgcaaaattctccaaaattctctaaacacctttccctcaaattctaattttggcatcggaggttcttcggctaAAGCCCctcccattcatcgtgggcgcatgaggcttttggccttgacctaaggtgttaattgttttgcaagtgcaattccgtccaagaagaagaaggcggaaatttgcatccacaaattggtgctttcattgagagcttgagtcacacactcgtagaagaTTCTCGCATTCAAGatcttgttcatttgtagatttttcgtatgtttttgttcctagaattttttttcttaaaaattcttCGAATAAATGTAAAAGAAGAGTACAATGACGAggaatttgaaaactttaacaAATGAAAATTCCAACGTTCAAGAATTAGGACCATGACACAAAGCTCAACACGACGATCAGTGTAGCGGCACCACCCCCACGGGGCACCACCGTGGCAACCACCTCAGTGGCCACCATGGAAGCCACTGTCAGCAAAGTCCACTGTGCCACAACCACGGCCTAAGCAGTGCCATTTAAGCCCACACGGGCCTGAGCCACTCAAGCCTAACACGAGCCCAACAGGTTGCCGAGCTGATCCCTAGCCTTGCACCCACGTACGCTGCACGCCGAGTAGCCCATTCCTGTGACCTTCAAAGCAACCCAAAATGGTCCAAGACCAGTCCAACCATCTCAACTCCAAGATCTCTACACATGCTGCCCTTTCCTGCGAGCAGCCCAAAatgtgtgggggcatttgtggagccaaaaataattgagaaaaatatggaggcgacacgtggattcttgggcaaaaaagacaaaattaccctcgagggaCATCGGAACTCTTACGCGCAAGCAGCGGACAATCACGACTCAAACAAGGtcaaaagttatcaaaatatgtatttattcaaaacctatttcatccatcctcatcaaatcctacccacaaggtaaccttcaattattcattcaaaataggattaattacctaaactaattgattaatttcctaattgattgcaagatattattttgacattATATCTTTCAATTACATCCAAAAATCACCATAAGTGGCCGGACCccttttctccaaataggggttagccacacccctataaataccacctcatttctccaaaaacctaattccaactctcttgcaaaattctccaaaattctctaaacacttatccctcaaattctaactttggcatcagaggtttttcggccaaaaccgccacccaccccccccccccaattcatcgtgggtgcATGAGGCTTTTAGTCTTGACTTaaagtgttaattgttttgcagatGCAATTTCGTCTAAGAATAAGAAgtcggaaatttgcatccacaattaatatgaaaaaacgaaggagaattgAGAAAATAGAATTAGAAGGTCGTTAGCATCTCTATTGTAGCAAGATGAaaatgaagaataaaaaaaatagaattagaaGATTGTTAGCACATCTGTTACAGCAAGATGAAAATGGAGAATCGAAAAAATAGAATTAGAAGGTCATTAGCATCCCATTAATTGGATCATTTTGCTATGATTCTTGACTTAAGTATATGTTTAGTTTTTACTCAGAAATTGGTTGTCATGAGTATTAAACTTTTTACGATTCCTAATTTCCTTTATGTTTGTTAATACAAGATATtgacaaattaaattaattagggaaAGTAGTTGATGCGACTCATATTTCTGCTTTTGCCGCTTTCTTAATTTGAGTCTTTTTGTAAATAAGTAAACATGTTATTGACTAATCTGATTCTTTAACATTGCGATATTCTTTAACGATCTAATTTCTCCCTTAATGTAGAGAGGATCttatttggaagtgcttttacaatgactaaaagtgtttttgatgaaatattttttaaaccagTTCTcagtaaaaaaaatccaatggaTGTTGAAAAAGCATTTAAGTACTTCTTGCAAGAAGCATATATCTGTTGCTTCTTctaaaatcaatttcaccaaaatgCTTTTAGTCATTTTGAAAGCACTTCCAAATAAGTCCTTAGTAATCGACTATCTCTAATATTTTTtagcacaaaaacaaaaaagaaaaaaaaaaccaaatgtgctgatgaaaaaaagaaaaaaaccaaatagTAGTTGACTATCTACCTATATAAAGGGAGAATGCAAAAATAGTGAAACATTCATAATTCCAAAATTGCCCTCTcccattaaattttcaaataaaataagaaattcacaaaaaaaaccCCACTCCCTACCTaactttattttcattttttaaatatattattatttgtttttctgtttttcgttttttcaaataaaaaatcaaaagtgCCTATTGCCACACGCGTACACGTGTGGCAAGAAGCTAATCTACGCGTGTGGTAAGAGGCTAgtcttttatatataaaatgtgaAGCATTTGAAAATACCAAAATACCCTACACGTGTGAGAACCCAAATAGATGAAGCATTTGAAAATGCCAAAATTGCCCTCTcccattaaattttcaaataaaataaaaaattcacaaaaaaaatggtgaaacaTTCAGTTAATTGTTCTTCACGAGTCGGAAACCCTCCCTATGTAAACTCCTTTTTTGCCCAATGCATGTATGCCACGGCCATCTCATGCGCTCTCACTCCCCCTCTCCTCCAAGCTTTCAAATATGGTAACTCTCTCTCCCACTCTATGTGTTTGTACTGTTGTTTCTGCTACTTGCAGagtgaaaagtgaaaaatacaaaattaactTTTACTTAAAGTAATTATCTGGACATTATATTTAAGTAATGAAGTTCTTTGGCCACAGGGAAAATAAATTTACCCTAATAGTGCATGGAAAAGTTAAAGATCATTTCCCTAATCCTATGCTCacgaaataatatttttttcgtccgtttatttttaatttagttaaattTTCTTAAGTGcacaaatattttgtaattgatTCGATTAGGACATTGAGAAAGCGCGTTGGTTCTGTCAATGGAGGATTGCAGGACCCTTGTGCTTTGGTTTTCATTCCGGATTGGGGCAATGAGGGATCATAGCCATTGAGCTcaaagtttaattatctttaccTATCGAGCATTCAAAGACCACAAAGTGAAGAAGAAATTGCCTTCATGAGTAATAAAGTTTGATTTCTTGTAGCTCTTGTTATGAAATGAGTGAACCGCATTAAATTATTGTGTCATCGCGTGCTattgtttacttttctgtttgtgTTCATATGAGTTTGCACTTTTTCTTTAATCTAGTACTAGTTGTGTTTGATTGCTTAAGTTGTGTTCTCAATCGTGTTTATATCATATTGCACTTGATTGTAGTTGTTAGAATTTGAGTGAACCACATAAAATTCTTGTGTCGTTGTTTTCGTAATTGTAAGCTTTTGTGTTCTCTATCGTGTTTATATTGTCTTGCACTTATACTTGTTGCTACAAAATTGAGTGAATCATGTCAAATCCTTATTGCGGGTGTGTGTTGTTTAGTTTTGTGTTCATGATCGCATTTCTATCGTTTTGCATTTGTAACTATCCTTGTGTGAATTTGAGTAAACCACATCAAATTGTTGTGTCATTGCATCTGTGTGCTAAATTTTTTGTTTCGCATTTATATCGTTTTGCACTTGTCTTTCTAGGAGATCAAGGACCAGATATCTGAATAGTTGTTCCTCTTTGCttctgcctctctctctctctttctctctctcacagaCTTACACAATATGCTTGATATATATCTTGAATTATGAGCATATATCAGGCTCTTGAATTAGGAGAGCTAATAAAGTCGAAGAAAATTACGTCTCTGGAGCTTACTCGAATTTTTATACAAAGATTGAAGAGGTAATAAAAGTACTGAACTCTAATAAACTGATCTTTTTATGTTTATTGAAATAGTCTAGACCTTTGTACATTGATACATTGTTGAAGGAAAACACCAGGTACAATCCTGTTCTTGAGGCTGTGGTTACCTATACTGGAGAATTAGCAAACCAGTAAGCAAAGAAGCCAATGAATTGCTTGCCCAAGGAGTTTACTTGGGTATGATTGTTTTTCTGAATACTTCAATTGCAAAATGTCACTTTTCCtgccctttgaaatttgatgtttAGTTTAGAAAAATCACATTGAATAATCTCAGAGTTCCAAGTAGCAATTGTTGAAGTCGTATCTCTGAGAAAAGAAGAGTGTAAATATCTAAACCCTACTTCAACTAATACCgatgccttttgtgataaaatctcacgCCTGATGAATTGTACAAGGGTAATTACGAAAATGGGGACAAtgtcggtgttgttggaagtggagCCCTCGGCCTGTCTCTTTGATAATTCAACAACAATATTATTGCAGTTAACCAGAATTACATATTGATTTCTTCTTTAGGTCATCTCCACAGGATTCCTTATGGATTGAAGGATATAATCTAAGTTCCCAGTACAAAACGACATGGGGTTCTAAAACTTTCAAAGATCAAGTTCTTGACACCGAAACCTGGGTGTACAAGAGGTGCTCAAACATTAAAAATTGAATCACTTGCGAATTAAGTTTCGTTAAGTGGCATTTTACTTGTTTATTTCTGGCTATGTTTTGCATAGGTTGAAGTCTACTGGAGCAGTTCTTGTTGCAAAGCTTGTTACTAGATCGCTAGCATATGATGGTATCTAGTTTGGTGGTAGGACCAGGAACCCGTGGAATATTGAGGAATTCACAACACGTTCATCATTTGGTCCTGCTGCTTGCACCTCAACAGGTACGTTTCAAATTGTGAGCTGCTACGATTTTTCATCCCCTTCATTTGTTCCctgcaattttgtttttaatgatCTAAGCTTATTTAAGAAGCATCCAAGGGTGCTCTTGTTTGTAAACATAAACTGAAAAAAGTTGGAAAAGTTTTGAGGAAACGTTTTTGGAATATGTTGCTTTAAATAAGAACCTTTTACATGTATGGTGCCATTTGCGATTGGATCTGAAACAGTTGCTTCCATGACTTTACTTGCAACTCATTGTGGTGTGGCAGCTTTGTGTGCAACATTTGGTTTTGTTGGTCGAACCCGCATCATGAGCTTGTTAGAAAGCTTGGTATGCaacaatcataaaacatttGATCAAGTTTTTCTCCTTAAATTTGAAATAGTTAATAATATATTTAGAACCTTCTTTTTCGTCCTTTAGCGGGTTACAGAATTAAACTGagtaataaaatttgattttaaatttgtttatcaGGATAAGCTTGGTCCTATCTGTAGAAGTGCTACAGATTGTGCGATTGTTTCGGATGCTGTTAAAGGAAATGACTCGGATGACCTTTCATCAAGAGACATCCTCTTGAGGATCCTTTATCGGTGGACATAACAAAGCTTACTGTCGgatatgttgatgatgttgagATGGAGGTTCGTGGTTCGATTCTAAATTGCATCATTAAGTTTTGATTAACTCATTTCACTTGATCGTTGTGTAAAATTGTTTGATGGTGTCTTTAGGTTGTTCATGTTCTTGAATCAAAACCTTTCAAACTCAACTACATTGTTGACTCTGTACAATGCATTGTAAATTTTACGATGGACGTGGATATGTTGTCTCACTTTGATGAGTAGTAGCGGTCCAGGAAGTATGATGATTATGAATCTCAAGCCGATGGTCTCCTGAACTGCGTCGGGCACACATATTTCCAACAGTTGACTATGTTCAGGTATTTTATCTACATATCATGACTAGAGTTGTTATGCTTAAGGTCATTCTAGTGTAATTCCAATCATTAAACTTTATTACGACACTACGAAGAGCACTTTCTAGATTTGAGATAATTAATCGCTGCATAATGCTCAATGATTGTTTCTAGGCACAGAGGGCACGGGGAAGACTGATTCAGGAAGTGATATAGTTTCTCTGTTGATGCCTTCATTGGCAATGCAACCGATTGGGAAAGAGTCCGTATAGGGAACCTAGTAGGGATGCTTGTAATTGTTGTTCCGGTAAGATTTACCAATATATCGGGTCCTCCTCGTAGTGACTGCCTTAGAAGAACGGCAATGACCACCGGCATTTACGCTCCGCCTCATCGCGATCACATTGTAAGTGTTTCCCATTATCTTGAATTTTGGGGTCCCAACTTCAAATGCATCATTTGCGATGCAACGTTAATTATTGGTAATATTTTTGTGTGTGGGCTCTAGCATTGACAATGGCAAATCAATCTGTTGTTGGAACACAAACAAGATGACTaaaccaaaacaatcacaaagatatGAACAACAGAAGCTcactttattaatcaataaagGATTACAAAAGAACTCACAATAAACTTCACAATAGTTCTCTTGCCTCTCAAGTCTCTCAAATTCACACACCCTAACGTTAAGGTTTACACATATTTATACTAGACAACCTAGCCACAAACCTAATCCCAAACTAAGtgagaatccaaacac encodes the following:
- the LOC137710873 gene encoding uncharacterized protein isoform X1 produces the protein MMLKNKFLPSVRGWWPHSGIIAVVVLLALICCCRPVATSDVKNMESDHKDGVCWTRVGQPCPLKCAFELFDTKFLNNTKMLEIVRGQKEFNLPIITANRKLVASEDGGLRNPSYLVFNSGWGREQSQHATKKFNYPSLSGIKKPRSEEDIAFMSVLELGELIRTKQITSKELTRIFLKRLKRYNHVLEAVVTYTEELAYKQAKEADQLLAKGVYLGPLHGIPYGLKDIIAVPQYKTTWGSSSFKNQVLDIEAWVYKRLKAAGAVLVAKLVSGSLAYDDIWFGGRTRNPWNIEEFSTGSSAGPAACTSAGMVPFAIGSETAGSVTYPAARCGVTALRPTFGTTGRTGVMSISESLDKLGPFCRSAADCAIVLDAIRGKDPDDLSSRDIPLGDPFSVDIKKLTVGYLEDAEMEVVHILASEGVKMIPFKLNYTVDSVQGILNFTMDVDMLAHFDEWQRSRHDDVYEAQEQWPTELRRARVIPAVDYVQAQRARGKLIREVKESFTVDAFIGNATDWERVCLGNLVGIPVIVVPTGFKSISNPPHSNHSRRRTTITTGIYAPPERDHIALALAMAFQSVTNHHKQRPPIDNLGPSDPIQSLPK
- the LOC137710873 gene encoding uncharacterized protein isoform X2 encodes the protein MSVLELGELIRTKQITSKELTRIFLKRLKRYNHVLEAVVTYTEELAYKQAKEADQLLAKGVYLGPLHGIPYGLKDIIAVPQYKTTWGSSSFKNQVLDIEAWVYKRLKAAGAVLVAKLVSGSLAYDDIWFGGRTRNPWNIEEFSTGSSAGPAACTSAGMVPFAIGSETAGSVTYPAARCGVTALRPTFGTTGRTGVMSISESLDKLGPFCRSAADCAIVLDAIRGKDPDDLSSRDIPLGDPFSVDIKKLTVGYLEDAEMEVVHILASEGVKMIPFKLNYTVDSVQGILNFTMDVDMLAHFDEWQRSRHDDVYEAQEQWPTELRRARVIPAVDYVQAQRARGKLIREVKESFTVDAFIGNATDWERVCLGNLVGIPVIVVPTGFKSISNPPHSNHSRRRTTITTGIYAPPERDHIALALAMAFQSVTNHHKQRPPIDNLGPSDPIQSLPK